A stretch of the Thermofilum adornatum genome encodes the following:
- a CDS encoding 2-oxoacid:ferredoxin oxidoreductase subunit beta codes for MERRNYRTNVWVDWCPGCGNFGILTGIYRALEELSLDPDRTVIVSGIGCSSKIPHFVYANGVHTLHGRAIPFATGIKLANPELTVIVHGGDGDLLGIGAGHFVALGRRNLDIVVILHNNGVYGLTKGQASPTLPLGVKTKSLVEPNIQNAFNPIMLALAAGYTFVARSYAFDTNHLKNIIKEAVLHKGAAFIDVLQPCVTFNDVYTADFYRKSVYKLEDDKAWDPYVRKPEEAQEKMLRAMEKALQQGEKIPIGRFYVNPFVSTFEERISQRLKAYPGLNPSNSVIEVQGEPVVNQKNFEKIFRDFIIETQTL; via the coding sequence ATGGAGCGTAGGAACTATAGGACAAACGTGTGGGTAGACTGGTGTCCAGGCTGTGGAAACTTCGGTATACTAACGGGGATATATAGGGCCCTGGAAGAGCTGAGCCTCGACCCAGACAGGACAGTTATAGTTTCTGGCATAGGGTGCTCTAGCAAGATACCGCATTTCGTCTACGCAAACGGTGTCCACACTCTCCATGGAAGAGCCATTCCGTTTGCAACAGGCATAAAACTTGCAAATCCAGAGCTCACCGTTATTGTGCATGGGGGCGACGGGGACCTTTTAGGGATTGGCGCAGGGCACTTCGTGGCTCTTGGCAGAAGAAACCTCGACATAGTAGTCATTCTTCACAATAACGGTGTTTATGGGCTTACCAAGGGGCAGGCTTCCCCAACTCTTCCACTCGGTGTGAAGACAAAGTCCCTAGTGGAGCCAAACATCCAGAATGCTTTTAACCCGATAATGCTGGCTCTGGCCGCCGGCTATACCTTTGTGGCACGGAGCTATGCCTTTGATACTAACCACCTAAAAAACATAATCAAGGAGGCTGTGCTCCACAAGGGCGCCGCGTTTATAGATGTTCTCCAGCCATGTGTGACATTCAACGATGTCTACACGGCGGACTTCTATAGGAAGTCTGTCTACAAGCTAGAGGACGACAAGGCTTGGGACCCCTACGTGAGAAAGCCCGAGGAGGCACAAGAAAAGATGTTGAGAGCCATGGAGAAGGCTTTACAGCAGGGCGAAAAAATACCCATTGGCAGGTTCTACGTTAACCCATTTGTTTCAACGTTTGAGGAAAGGATTTCCCAGCGGTTAAAGGCTTATCCAGGACTTAACCCGTCAAACTCTGTAATTGAAGTCCAGGGAGAGCCAGTAGTAAACCAGAAGAACTTTGAAAAGATATTTAGGGACTTTATTATCGAGACACAGACGCTCTGA
- a CDS encoding DUF488 family protein codes for MTILYTIGYGGRALDDFLEIIKTYSIKAVIDVRRWNSSRKLPEYSGKNLEYALRQLDIEYHWFPLLGGYRKFGVDVEDIGVAWCFESEGFRAYATYITLKEDVKSNLESVESIARSKTATLLCSERMPWRCHRKILADYFLARGFTVLHILESKKVVEHQLSKCAEIVENRLVYK; via the coding sequence TTGACGATCCTATACACCATCGGCTACGGAGGCCGAGCCCTAGATGACTTCCTTGAAATCATTAAAACATACTCGATTAAAGCTGTAATAGATGTCAGGAGGTGGAATTCATCTAGAAAGCTACCCGAATATTCTGGGAAAAACCTGGAATATGCCCTTAGACAGCTGGACATAGAGTACCACTGGTTTCCACTTCTCGGTGGCTACAGGAAGTTCGGTGTAGACGTGGAAGACATCGGTGTTGCTTGGTGCTTCGAGTCTGAGGGGTTTAGGGCCTACGCCACCTACATAACCCTAAAGGAAGACGTTAAAAGCAACCTCGAGTCAGTGGAATCAATAGCAAGAAGCAAGACGGCAACACTCCTGTGTAGCGAGAGGATGCCCTGGAGGTGCCACAGGAAAATACTTGCAGACTACTTTCTTGCTAGAGGCTTCACAGTCCTACACATACTTGAAAGCAAAAAAGTAGTCGAGCACCAGCTCAGCAAGTGCGCCGAGATAGTTGAAAATAGGCTTGTATACAAATAA
- a CDS encoding FAD-dependent oxidoreductase — MRKDLNLKIDSQGQTNMTSFSKIKFSQCGFVKGEEDKKVAVIGAGPAGLSAAANLRCVGYRVDIFDKMPEPGGMLVFAIPEFRLPKKSVFESIRDVEKMGVGFFLETEVGRNLRLAELLEDYNAVLVSTGTWRDKKLNIRGEDKRNVFYALSWIHTYMSYLLGYSNRAPAELRGKVGIIGAGLTAVDIAELAALEYNAEPVILYRRPKTLAPARHLVKHLESLGVTFIENVEPIEIIGESSIGGIRLARVKPTTSRSEKTEIIPGTEFELELDTLVIAIGMEPTPPPCLRQIGAELNHDGSVKISENYMTTLRGLFAAGDVAHGPSNIGLAIRSGKIAAQKIAEWLRRNS; from the coding sequence ATGAGAAAAGACTTAAACTTGAAAATAGATTCGCAAGGACAAACAAATATGACAAGTTTCTCGAAGATCAAGTTCTCTCAGTGTGGTTTTGTTAAAGGAGAAGAAGACAAAAAAGTAGCTGTGATAGGCGCTGGTCCTGCGGGTCTCTCTGCCGCGGCAAACCTTAGATGTGTAGGTTACAGGGTAGATATATTCGACAAGATGCCCGAGCCAGGGGGAATGCTTGTGTTCGCAATTCCCGAGTTTCGCTTGCCGAAGAAATCTGTCTTTGAGAGTATTAGGGATGTGGAAAAAATGGGGGTGGGTTTCTTTCTTGAGACAGAGGTGGGGAGAAATCTCAGACTGGCCGAGTTGCTCGAGGACTATAATGCTGTCCTTGTATCGACTGGGACATGGAGAGATAAAAAGCTTAATATCCGCGGAGAAGATAAGAGGAACGTATTCTATGCGCTAAGTTGGATTCACACTTATATGTCTTATCTTCTCGGATATTCCAATAGAGCTCCAGCAGAGCTTAGAGGAAAAGTCGGTATAATAGGTGCAGGCTTAACAGCTGTAGATATAGCCGAACTCGCGGCGCTAGAATACAACGCAGAGCCCGTCATCTTATATAGAAGACCGAAAACCTTGGCACCGGCAAGGCATTTGGTTAAGCACTTGGAAAGCCTCGGTGTAACCTTCATTGAAAATGTTGAGCCCATAGAGATAATTGGGGAATCAAGCATAGGGGGAATAAGGCTGGCAAGAGTAAAGCCAACCACAAGTAGAAGTGAAAAAACAGAGATAATTCCAGGAACGGAGTTCGAGCTCGAGCTAGATACTCTCGTCATAGCGATAGGAATGGAGCCCACTCCACCACCTTGCTTAAGACAAATAGGGGCAGAACTCAACCACGATGGCTCGGTAAAAATCAGCGAAAACTACATGACTACTCTCAGAGGCCTATTCGCAGCTGGAGACGTAGCGCACGGTCCCTCAAATATCGGTTTAGCTATTAGGAGCGGGAAAATTGCTGCCCAAAAGATAGCAGAGTGGCTTAGACGAAACAGTTAG
- a CDS encoding SWIM zinc finger family protein, producing the protein MRRRDPSRQEVRETLRQAEKLVKDSLETAKTDSLSEAIRQLYQVFPKEQWLERAVTRYLLATVEEQSRHTWLVKGVPELGDKKAYYLVTQVGDKYECSCYNAPFGWTRRKNICTHIAAVMLYKRRRYIDEYISDENNDY; encoded by the coding sequence ATGAGAAGAAGGGATCCCTCTAGACAAGAAGTCAGAGAGACGCTTAGACAGGCAGAGAAATTAGTCAAGGATTCGCTAGAAACAGCAAAGACGGACTCTCTCAGTGAGGCAATAAGACAGCTATATCAAGTTTTCCCCAAAGAGCAATGGCTGGAGAGAGCGGTTACACGCTACCTCCTCGCAACAGTGGAGGAACAGTCAAGACATACATGGCTAGTCAAGGGTGTCCCTGAGCTTGGAGACAAAAAGGCATACTATCTTGTCACCCAAGTGGGAGACAAATACGAGTGTAGTTGCTACAATGCGCCATTCGGGTGGACACGCAGAAAAAACATATGTACCCACATAGCGGCTGTTATGCTCTATAAGAGGCGAAGATACATTGATGAATATATTTCTGACGAAAACAATGATTACTAA
- a CDS encoding SPL family radical SAM protein produces MDSVDKVTYKKIKVKTALSRSGLYDLDYAYNPYVGCLHGCIYCYARAYTRYDEVSLNWGKIVYIKENILEVLSEEVKKKPRGTVGVSTLTDPYQPIEATEGLTRRGLQILLQSGFKVSVQTKSPLVTRDIDILKNHIPHVDVGFTITTLDPQLAKLIEPNAPPPHQRARALREVSTAGIPTWIFIGPIIRGLNDTRANLEEIVRLAAETSSKVYYDYLHLKPGIRESMMPLIEKFPNMLSSSTTWITTVEDRIRDLCRKYFVECEAAFPKEEKPRQNKITQYL; encoded by the coding sequence GTGGACAGCGTGGACAAGGTTACCTATAAGAAGATAAAGGTTAAGACAGCCCTTTCCAGGTCAGGACTCTACGACCTCGACTATGCATATAACCCATACGTGGGTTGCCTTCATGGCTGTATATACTGTTATGCTAGGGCATACACCAGGTACGATGAAGTGTCTCTGAACTGGGGCAAAATAGTCTACATAAAGGAGAACATTCTCGAAGTACTCAGTGAAGAAGTAAAAAAGAAGCCCAGAGGAACAGTCGGCGTGTCAACACTTACAGACCCCTACCAGCCAATCGAGGCCACTGAGGGGCTCACCAGGAGGGGCCTGCAAATCCTACTGCAGAGCGGCTTCAAGGTCAGCGTGCAGACAAAGTCCCCATTGGTCACGAGGGACATAGACATATTGAAGAACCACATCCCCCATGTAGACGTTGGCTTCACCATAACGACGCTGGATCCCCAGCTCGCAAAACTTATAGAGCCAAACGCTCCGCCACCACATCAGCGCGCCAGGGCTCTACGAGAGGTCAGCACAGCAGGAATACCTACATGGATATTTATTGGGCCAATTATCCGTGGCTTAAACGATACAAGGGCAAACCTCGAGGAAATAGTTAGGCTAGCTGCAGAGACAAGCTCCAAGGTCTACTATGACTATCTCCACCTAAAGCCAGGGATAAGGGAGTCCATGATGCCACTCATCGAAAAGTTTCCAAACATGTTGTCCTCTAGCACAACTTGGATAACCACAGTCGAAGACAGGATCCGAGATTTGTGTAGAAAATACTTTGTAGAGTGTGAAGCCGCCTTCCCCAAAGAAGAAAAACCACGCCAAAATAAGATTACCCAATACCTATGA
- a CDS encoding Nre family DNA repair protein: MSSRAAALCLKCRGAKNLCGKAFCPLMSYWKALNDVRLPETTELEGPTPPTVFVGRQGYPKVRFSIGVPATGGDPSFYEAQEKWLEKPLSEILRMRLSLIRGETSVDVRRADVPEEVRLASISREPVEVELNLSRKPSLKALLDLFSPPLGPASPVERIRVSGEPKLPRPVEKMYYSLDIKASDAIMYLYESGVPVSQIQRMLSTGSLGYGFQRRLVPTRWSITAVDSTISQRLIEKIKEYDTFSSYLFFQWRHEDNNFIAIIVPREWSYEWIEAWFPHTMWNPSSIIEVEGDHEGYRGRTTYASLGGCYYAARLATAEYMLREKRQGTAILIREIYEGFFSPIGVWFVRENVRQLYRTTPERFDSLSEVLERLGRATRLPLHVWLEKSRLIRDLTRQETLLSYLTRSLQGR, translated from the coding sequence ATGTCCTCGAGGGCCGCGGCTCTGTGCCTCAAATGTAGGGGGGCGAAAAACCTGTGCGGGAAGGCTTTCTGCCCCCTAATGAGCTACTGGAAAGCGCTAAATGACGTCAGGCTTCCAGAAACAACCGAGCTTGAGGGTCCGACCCCGCCAACAGTGTTTGTTGGGAGGCAGGGCTATCCAAAGGTAAGATTTAGCATCGGTGTCCCAGCTACGGGCGGAGACCCATCTTTCTATGAGGCCCAGGAGAAATGGCTCGAGAAGCCTCTCTCAGAGATACTTAGGATGAGGCTTTCATTGATACGGGGAGAGACGAGCGTAGATGTGCGACGGGCAGACGTCCCAGAAGAGGTTAGACTTGCATCTATCTCTAGGGAACCAGTAGAGGTAGAGCTGAATCTCTCCAGGAAGCCAAGCCTAAAAGCATTGTTGGACCTTTTCTCTCCACCCCTCGGCCCAGCAAGCCCCGTGGAGAGGATACGGGTTAGCGGCGAGCCAAAGCTTCCCAGGCCAGTCGAGAAGATGTATTACTCTCTCGACATAAAGGCGTCAGATGCAATCATGTATCTCTACGAGTCGGGCGTCCCTGTTAGCCAGATCCAGAGAATGCTTTCCACTGGCTCGCTTGGGTATGGCTTCCAGAGGAGGCTTGTCCCAACTAGGTGGTCTATAACGGCCGTCGACTCGACTATTTCTCAGAGGCTTATCGAGAAGATAAAGGAGTATGATACCTTTTCGAGCTATTTGTTTTTCCAGTGGAGACACGAGGACAACAACTTCATCGCGATAATTGTGCCCCGTGAATGGAGCTACGAGTGGATAGAGGCCTGGTTCCCCCACACAATGTGGAATCCCTCCAGCATAATAGAGGTTGAAGGGGACCATGAGGGCTACAGGGGCAGAACCACGTATGCCAGTCTAGGAGGTTGCTACTACGCTGCGAGGCTTGCAACAGCCGAGTACATGCTTAGGGAAAAGAGGCAGGGGACAGCTATACTCATAAGGGAGATATATGAGGGCTTCTTCTCGCCCATAGGGGTTTGGTTTGTAAGGGAGAATGTTCGACAGCTCTACAGGACAACGCCCGAAAGATTCGACTCGTTAAGCGAGGTTCTCGAGAGGCTTGGAAGAGCAACCAGGCTACCTCTTCACGTTTGGCTTGAAAAATCCAGGCTTATCAGGGACCTCACGAGGCAGGAGACACTACTCAGTTACTTGACGAGATCCTTACAGGGGAGGTGA
- a CDS encoding radical SAM protein translates to MPYSKLWTAEKTCKLCGKKSKLISEAIGVCVDCLRSNPEALKIAMETHYSERKKWGLPPEPPRAPGGIKCGLCDLDCVIPDGGLGYCGLVKNVGGRLVHLSGQPYTALLEYYYDPHPTNCVAYWFCPGATGTGYPKYALRRSGEHGYMNLAVFYGACNHNCLFCQNWFYRELLAKKEPKIGTEQLLKAALNPRVTCVCFFGGDPGPQVLHAIYFSRKLLEESKNTIMRICWESNGHFSPRILPTVARLSLETGGIVKFDLKAWSPQVYKALTGVDVGNLYRNTEYVAKLSGQRPEIPLFTASVLLVPGYIDETEIRGITSFLAKLSPEIPLSLLAFYPRYLMDDLPPTSKRHAYEALRIAKEEGLEKVWIGNSWLLGNHY, encoded by the coding sequence ATGCCCTACAGCAAACTTTGGACAGCAGAGAAAACATGTAAACTATGCGGGAAAAAATCCAAGCTGATATCTGAAGCCATAGGAGTATGCGTGGACTGCCTGAGAAGCAACCCCGAAGCCCTAAAGATAGCAATGGAGACACATTACTCTGAGAGAAAAAAGTGGGGCTTGCCACCTGAGCCTCCAAGGGCACCTGGAGGCATAAAATGTGGGCTATGCGACCTCGACTGTGTAATCCCAGACGGCGGTCTTGGCTACTGCGGGCTCGTAAAGAACGTTGGGGGCAGACTTGTCCACCTTTCTGGACAGCCATACACAGCCCTGCTAGAGTACTACTACGACCCCCACCCAACAAACTGTGTAGCCTACTGGTTCTGCCCTGGGGCAACTGGTACAGGTTATCCCAAGTACGCCTTGAGAAGAAGCGGGGAACACGGATACATGAACCTTGCAGTTTTCTACGGCGCCTGCAACCATAACTGTCTCTTCTGCCAGAACTGGTTCTACAGGGAACTCTTAGCCAAGAAGGAGCCAAAGATAGGCACCGAGCAACTCCTCAAGGCCGCCTTAAACCCCAGGGTAACATGTGTCTGCTTTTTCGGCGGAGACCCTGGGCCACAAGTTCTTCACGCCATTTATTTCTCTAGGAAGTTGCTAGAGGAGTCTAAAAACACGATAATGAGGATATGTTGGGAATCCAACGGGCACTTCTCACCAAGAATTCTACCCACAGTTGCCAGGCTTTCCCTCGAGACAGGGGGCATAGTCAAGTTCGACCTGAAGGCATGGAGCCCACAAGTATACAAGGCGTTAACCGGGGTAGACGTTGGAAACCTCTACAGGAACACGGAATACGTGGCAAAGCTTTCAGGGCAGAGGCCCGAGATCCCCCTGTTCACTGCCAGCGTCCTACTAGTGCCAGGCTACATAGACGAGACCGAGATAAGAGGCATAACGAGCTTCCTCGCAAAGCTTTCGCCAGAGATACCGCTGAGCCTCCTCGCATTCTACCCTAGATACCTAATGGACGACCTGCCACCCACTAGCAAAAGACATGCATACGAGGCTCTAAGAATCGCAAAGGAAGAGGGGCTAGAAAAGGTGTGGATAGGCAACTCGTGGCTCCTTGGAAACCATTATTAA
- a CDS encoding AbrB/MazE/SpoVT family DNA-binding domain-containing protein, whose translation MEIVKMDKHGRIVVPADIREKFNSRVFFVEATGNEIRLIPIETIKLTELFDSIEVDVDDFTDTHKLKESLYKELAFT comes from the coding sequence ATGGAAATCGTGAAAATGGACAAGCATGGTCGAATAGTGGTTCCGGCAGACATCAGAGAGAAATTTAATTCAAGAGTGTTTTTCGTGGAAGCTACCGGCAACGAGATTAGGCTTATTCCCATCGAGACTATTAAGCTAACTGAGCTATTCGACTCGATAGAAGTAGACGTGGACGACTTTACTGATACCCATAAGCTTAAGGAGTCTCTATATAAGGAGCTCGCGTTCACTTAA
- a CDS encoding type II toxin-antitoxin system VapC family toxin yields the protein MSGKLRGRNLNSRRVFVLDTSVIAEYVDEASPFQVDKLFDFLRAGAVRAYVSPVTISEVIYVASRMYSEAGVQDANREALELVRWLLALPGVELETIGREVAVLAGELRKKFKMALSDIYVIAVGMHRQATPLFLKRETEMAPYENELRKLGVAFWEEICQQF from the coding sequence TTGTCAGGGAAGCTAAGAGGGAGGAACTTGAACTCGAGGAGGGTCTTCGTTCTGGATACTAGTGTGATTGCTGAGTATGTCGATGAGGCTTCGCCATTCCAAGTAGACAAGCTTTTTGATTTCTTGCGGGCAGGCGCGGTAAGGGCATACGTGTCTCCTGTCACTATAAGCGAGGTCATATATGTGGCTTCCAGAATGTATAGTGAGGCTGGTGTTCAGGACGCAAATAGGGAAGCTCTAGAGCTAGTTAGGTGGTTGCTCGCTTTGCCGGGCGTGGAGCTAGAAACAATAGGCAGAGAAGTAGCCGTGTTGGCTGGAGAGCTTAGGAAAAAGTTTAAGATGGCTCTCTCTGACATTTATGTCATCGCTGTTGGCATGCATAGACAGGCAACTCCTCTATTCTTGAAGAGAGAAACAGAGATGGCACCATACGAGAACGAGCTGAGGAAACTTGGTGTAGCTTTTTGGGAAGAGATCTGCCAGCAATTCTAA
- a CDS encoding AbrB/MazE/SpoVT family DNA-binding domain-containing protein — MMSGRIIRVSKKGVIVIPVEVREVLGIKEGDLLTLELIDDTMVIKPLRPLRVKLGGKAQEIVREAKREELELEEGLRSGY; from the coding sequence ATGATGAGTGGTAGGATTATACGTGTTAGTAAGAAGGGGGTTATTGTTATACCAGTAGAGGTGAGGGAGGTTTTAGGCATTAAAGAAGGGGATCTGCTTACGCTCGAGCTAATCGATGACACGATGGTTATTAAGCCTTTGAGGCCTCTACGTGTCAAGCTTGGCGGTAAGGCGCAGGAAATTGTCAGGGAAGCTAAGAGGGAGGAACTTGAACTCGAGGAGGGTCTTCGTTCTGGATACTAG
- a CDS encoding DNA polymerase domain-containing protein, which yields MRSSESVVVDASVSRGEARLWLRGLDGGVEALRRGFEDYFLVESSALGFLASLWDQGFSVEEVERRLVGGKTGAFLRVSHGSRRLLQKALKVVEGAGFTSYDSDVNVVQKLFAEVGIVALRSYRRSGWLFVEGEDRVEPLPLVTVSLDLHVRGGFLSKAVIRSNGGEKVFEGSESRILEGLDAVLKELDPDVVAVNMPVKELRKLAIGVRRRHGWFRLGRGDGVLEGRIFVERGLLDGIGLAGLEERCRATGLSPTLAGMTSYGRLIDARQVYLLLRRGYAVPRARHRNVHVRTMLELHRGDRGGLIYQPVTGIYGNVAELDFESMFPNLIVRYNISYETVSLGGVAREPRGILVDVVEPLLERRLRFKHMARELSGDAKRFADQRQKELKMILVSSYGYSGNNYNRLGNPLTFEWINRLARRVMLGVYGLLREKGYTVIYGDTDSVFVYRDGASRSDYEELAGEIAEKYGMPIKVDKLFRFIAFPEAKTTRASPVKRYFGVTAEGEYVFKGVEAARSDYPPFVRSFQARLVETVFSTLEKSGVDGALSAAEELLKREVERLRSGLVPVEELLIEKTLRREKYKVKAMHVVAAQQAGVSGKGSKVCFVLAKHPKSSPHLRVRVPGTGTILPDYDAYEKLLVRAYETVISSLVNVNIPASH from the coding sequence ATGAGGTCGAGCGAATCAGTAGTGGTTGACGCCTCTGTCTCGCGTGGAGAGGCCAGGCTGTGGCTCAGGGGGCTTGACGGCGGCGTAGAGGCTCTCCGCAGGGGCTTCGAGGACTACTTCCTGGTAGAGAGTAGCGCTCTTGGCTTCCTCGCCTCCCTGTGGGATCAGGGCTTCAGTGTCGAGGAGGTTGAGAGGAGGCTTGTAGGCGGGAAGACTGGGGCATTTCTAAGGGTCTCCCACGGGTCCCGCAGGCTCCTGCAAAAGGCTCTGAAGGTCGTAGAGGGCGCCGGTTTTACTAGCTACGACTCAGACGTGAACGTCGTCCAGAAGCTATTCGCTGAAGTGGGAATCGTGGCTCTCAGGTCGTATAGGCGTAGCGGCTGGCTCTTCGTGGAGGGCGAGGACAGGGTCGAGCCGCTCCCACTCGTGACGGTGAGTCTCGACCTACACGTGCGCGGGGGCTTTCTCTCTAAGGCTGTCATTAGGAGTAACGGGGGCGAAAAAGTCTTTGAGGGGTCTGAGTCTAGGATCCTTGAAGGCCTCGACGCCGTGCTCAAGGAGCTTGACCCCGACGTTGTAGCTGTGAATATGCCTGTGAAGGAGCTTCGCAAGCTAGCTATTGGGGTTAGGAGGCGCCACGGCTGGTTTAGGCTTGGGAGGGGAGACGGCGTCCTCGAGGGGAGGATATTCGTCGAGAGGGGTCTGCTGGACGGCATAGGGCTCGCTGGCCTCGAGGAGAGGTGTAGGGCTACGGGGCTGTCTCCGACCCTGGCGGGTATGACAAGCTATGGCAGGCTGATTGACGCTAGGCAGGTCTACCTGTTGCTTAGGAGGGGCTACGCTGTGCCCAGGGCTAGGCATAGGAACGTCCACGTGAGGACAATGCTTGAGCTCCACAGGGGCGACAGGGGAGGGCTCATATACCAGCCGGTAACGGGGATATATGGGAACGTCGCGGAGCTAGACTTTGAGTCTATGTTTCCCAACTTGATTGTTAGGTACAATATCAGCTATGAGACTGTCTCGCTCGGCGGGGTCGCCAGGGAGCCTAGGGGGATACTCGTGGACGTTGTTGAGCCGTTGCTTGAGCGTAGGCTCAGGTTTAAGCATATGGCCCGGGAGCTCTCTGGAGACGCAAAGAGGTTTGCAGACCAGAGGCAGAAGGAGCTCAAGATGATACTGGTCTCTAGCTATGGGTACAGTGGTAACAATTATAACAGGCTCGGGAACCCGTTGACGTTCGAGTGGATAAACAGGCTCGCCAGGAGAGTCATGCTGGGGGTCTACGGGCTCCTGAGGGAGAAGGGCTACACGGTCATCTACGGCGACACGGACAGCGTCTTTGTCTATAGGGACGGCGCCTCGCGGAGCGACTACGAGGAGCTTGCAGGAGAGATAGCCGAGAAGTACGGTATGCCGATAAAGGTCGACAAGCTGTTCAGGTTTATAGCTTTCCCAGAGGCGAAGACCACGCGTGCGTCACCCGTAAAGAGGTACTTCGGCGTCACGGCTGAGGGCGAATACGTGTTTAAGGGCGTCGAGGCGGCTAGGAGCGACTACCCGCCATTCGTCAGGAGCTTCCAGGCAAGGCTCGTGGAGACAGTCTTCAGCACGCTCGAGAAGTCCGGCGTAGACGGGGCCTTGTCAGCGGCCGAGGAGCTTCTGAAGAGGGAGGTCGAGAGGCTACGTAGCGGGCTGGTCCCGGTGGAGGAGCTCTTGATAGAGAAGACTCTTAGAAGGGAAAAGTACAAGGTCAAGGCCATGCACGTTGTTGCAGCCCAGCAGGCAGGCGTGTCCGGGAAGGGGTCAAAGGTATGTTTTGTGTTAGCAAAACATCCAAAGTCGAGCCCCCACCTCCGCGTAAGGGTGCCGGGCACTGGGACTATTCTCCCAGACTACGACGCCTATGAAAAGCTACTTGTAAGGGCCTACGAGACAGTGATCTCCTCGCTTGTAAACGTCAATATACCTGCTTCACATTAA
- a CDS encoding class II glutamine amidotransferase, whose amino-acid sequence MCRILVLVGEIQGETLKLLTRALVDSARRDPYNDNDSHGDGWGYLEISLEGNVGKTVRYRSIRPIYEEEEVLRGIKPGRKILMFHARKKSPGTPLNIHSTHPVMATTRLGYELYMIHNGEFTLDPFMQEISQLLGNPRLLQEFNDTYLANLWLASKTLNEIDQSHLAKLQSTAKMANIALALLAPQETTLIVSTKYPSQKKDYAKLYHCTAQNLHIYASSTLIDYYTPTNLLNCTVLDNLTAHKYTAKNNEITGPIQLRLQA is encoded by the coding sequence GTGTGCAGGATACTTGTCCTCGTAGGAGAAATACAAGGAGAAACACTAAAACTCCTCACAAGGGCGCTTGTTGACTCTGCTCGTAGAGACCCATACAACGACAATGATTCTCACGGAGACGGGTGGGGATACCTAGAAATAAGCCTCGAAGGAAACGTTGGAAAAACAGTCCGCTATAGGAGCATCAGGCCCATCTACGAGGAAGAGGAAGTCCTGCGAGGAATAAAGCCTGGACGCAAAATCCTCATGTTCCACGCGAGGAAAAAGAGCCCAGGCACACCCCTAAACATTCACTCTACACACCCGGTCATGGCTACCACTAGGCTGGGCTACGAGCTATACATGATACACAACGGAGAATTCACCCTAGACCCTTTCATGCAAGAAATAAGCCAACTACTCGGCAACCCAAGGCTACTCCAAGAATTCAACGACACCTACCTTGCAAACCTTTGGCTCGCAAGCAAGACACTAAATGAAATAGACCAGTCACACTTAGCGAAACTACAATCCACGGCAAAAATGGCCAACATAGCCCTAGCCCTCCTAGCACCACAAGAAACGACACTAATCGTGTCGACCAAGTACCCCTCCCAGAAAAAAGACTACGCCAAGCTCTACCACTGCACAGCCCAAAACCTCCACATCTACGCCTCCTCGACCCTAATCGACTACTACACCCCCACAAACCTACTCAACTGCACCGTGCTAGACAACCTCACAGCCCACAAGTATACAGCAAAAAACAACGAGATAACGGGCCCAATACAACTAAGGCTACAAGCCTAG